Proteins encoded in a region of the Augochlora pura isolate Apur16 chromosome 4, APUR_v2.2.1, whole genome shotgun sequence genome:
- the Znt86d gene encoding solute carrier family 30 member 7, translating to MLPLSHKDQRNLGSRIKKKLLGWKHLIFSDKNTRNLFLFLLLNLSFAFVELLYGVWTNSLGLISDSFHMFFDCTGLLFGLAASVITKWKANERYSYGYVRAEVLGGFVNALLLFFIALFIMSEAVERSIEPPEVKHERLLVVSVLGLLVNLVGIYVFHHGHGHGHGSGHGHSHSHSHGGHGHSHSNHSHSHDHLDIEIDPSFSGTNSQIMKGVFLHILADTLGSVGVIVSAVLMRLFGWFIADPICSMLIAVLIVLSVLSLMKDSWEILMQRQPTALDHVLPQCYNKVTQLAGVYSVQEPHFWTLCSDVYVGCLKLEVARTVDPKYVVAHTQMIFQAAGVRHLTVQLDSAPM from the coding sequence atgcttCCCCTTTCGCACAAAGACCAGAGGAATCTGGGGAGCCGGATAAAGAAGAAGCTACTAGGATGGAAACATCTGATATTTTCGGACAAAAACACTAGGAATTTGTTCCTATTTCTGCTGCTGAATCTGTCGTTCGCGTTCGTTGAATTATTGTACGGAGTATGGACGAATAGTTTGGGCTTGATCTCGGATAGCTTCCACATGTTCTTTGATTGCACCGGATTATTGTTCGGCCTAGCTGCATCCGTTATTACGAAGTGGAAGGCGAACGAACGGTATTCCTACGGATACGTTAGAGCAGAGGTGTTGGGAGGCTTCGTTAACgctctattattattcttcattGCCCTGTTCATCATGTCGGAAGCCGTAGAACGATCTATCGAACCGCCAGAGGTGAAACACGAGAGACTCCTCGTTGTGTCCGTTTTGGGGCTGCTAGTTAATTTAGTAGGAATATACGTGTTCCATCATGGACACGGGCACGGTCATGGATCGGGCCATGGCCATTCTCACTCCCATTCTCACGGTGGCCACGGACACTCCCATTCGAACCACAGTCACAGCCACGATCACCTCGACATCGAGATCGATCCTTCCTTCAGTGGCACAAATTCTCAGATCATGAAAGGAGTGTTCCTGCACATCCTGGCAGACACTTTAGGATCCGTCGGCGTGATCGTATCCGCAGTGTTGATGCGCCTGTTCGGCTGGTTCATAGCCGATCCGATCTGCTCGATGTTGATCGCAGTATTGATAGTTTTAAGTGTGCTTTCGCTGATGAAAGACTCATGGGAAATATTAATGCAGAGGCAGCCGACGGCGCTGGACCACGTTCTGCCGCAGTGTTACAACAAAGTGACCCAATTGGCTGGCGTGTACAGTGTACAAGAACCGCATTTCTGGACCTTGTGCTCGGACGTCTATGTCGGGTGTTTGAAGTTGGAAGTGGCTAGAACAGTGGACCCCAAGTACGTCGTGGCGCACACGCAGATGATATTCCAAGCGGCTGGCGTAAGGCATTTAACGGTTCAGCTCGACTCGGCACCTATGTGA
- the Prosalpha4 gene encoding proteasome alpha4 subunit — protein MTTRYDRAITVFSPDGHLLQVEYAQEAVRKGSTAVGVRGNDVVVLGVEKKSVAKLQEERTVRKICLLDEHVVMAFAGLTADARVLINRAQIECQSYRLTVEDPVTLEYITRYIAGLKQKYTQSNGRRPFGISCLLAGFDYDGVPHLYQTEPSGIYYEWKANATGRNAKTVHEFLQKYYTPEEVATEKGSIKLAIKALLEVVQSGQKNLEIAVMRRGQPLQMLDSDIIEKYVTEIEKEKEAEAEKKKQKK, from the exons ATGACAACCAGGTACGACAGAGCCATAACGGTATTTTCGCCCGACGGGCATTTGCTCCAGGTGGAATATGCCCAGGAAGCCGTCAGGAAAGGTTCCACGGCG gTTGGTGTTCGCGGTAACGACGTTGTAGTTTTAGGCGTTGAAAAGAAGTCTGTCGCGAAGCTGCAGGAAGAACGCACAGTCCGTAAAATATGTCTTCTAGACGAACACGTCGTCATGGCATTCGCAG GTTTGACCGCCGATGCACGAGTCTTGATAAATCGTGCTCAAATCGAATGTCAGAGCTATAGATTAACTGTAGAAGATCCTGTTACTTTAGAGTACATAACTAGGTATATAGCAG GATTAAAACAAAAGTATACTCAGAGCAATGGTAGAAGACCCTTTGGAATATCGTGTCTTTTAGCTGGATTCGATTACGACGGAGTCCCCCATTTGTACCAAACAGAGCCTTCTGGCATTTACTACGAGTGGAAG GCAAATGCTACGGGTCGAAATGCTAAAACAGTCCAtgaatttctacaaaaatattacacacCGGAAGAAGTGGCGACCGAGAAGGGTTCTATAAAGTTAGCTATCAAAGCTTTATTGGAAGTAGTACAATCTGGGCAAAAGAATTTAGAGATTGCCGTGATGCGACGCGGTCAACCACTACAG ATGTTAGATTCcgatattattgaaaaatatgttaccGAAAttgagaaggagaaggaggcAGAGGCTGAGAAAAAGAAGCAGAAAAAGTGA
- the Mus201 gene encoding rad2 superfamily protein mus201 yields MGVHGLWRLLDAAGNQVPLETLEGKVLAIDISIWIHQVLQGYQDRFGNLKPNAHLIGLFNRICKLMYYKIKPVFVFDGGVPMLKKDTIALRRKQKSTAKNKATQMRTELINNLIKHSAVKTVLNPEEENVSHSSTQAILSSQNKQAADDMFKLPDMPSTCSTELSPNDDSDSESSSVELSPRKQTKWIGNIHNVDVGSTEFKALPADVRYEILTDLKETRKQNSWGRLHEMPEESHDFSGFQMKRLLKRRLVQQSLESAEKEMGGKSLTLEELEKLLTEQGISTGNRDCTFRVAADSTTRLLYISDKNAYIKSISNSQNTNEENVVTENRDEAEEPVPGTSKDVPIGEDMNEYQLDDEWDSDVEITATTISKPPMEESSNDTQFPTDWKESRPPAKKYFGKHVVNPALSYMLEYSGLTENQIWTLLEQRSKEDSKALQKTAKQSQQFDLLEIKSSNSDSKDNEDGKELTDVDSTEPVESLGTPEIESCESAVKADNNLSSVEITKISTTDPEIATIISSSESDSDFIEIEDVPTVDFGGSEIKKSTSQQGIQITFNSDQNLEDDMFADVFGASNNEPKSVEVESQSENISTSSEQLEKVEQSSSDRSKILETGILNEAIVETTEKKVEDRLDTSNTDIEPLPVSDSDTDINNFETVNTQLEDTDEINSIDNANDSSQNNTEVTNIEDIANTSTSSTSVMDPSNMTPFPANEEELLSLKARLEDEQSELLTNIGKLQRQGIDISKQISSEAQELLRLFGIPYVIAPMEAEAQCAYLEQVHLTDGTITDDSDIWLFGGQCVYKNFFDSTKKVLRYRSVDIQHHFRLTRNELIRLALLVGSDYTTGLTGIGPVTALEILAAFPSEGDDLLRGLTSFCSWVTSGRSAGPGRASLRNKLQNLKIQKGFPSQAVVQAYLVPKIDESKEAFSWGKPNTILLLNYTHEKFGWTNEKFTEIMRPILKRLDEKQNQKFIDTYFRLQSATSKSIDVNLSKRVQKAVQRLNNPHMEEESEVTETARQSLRKKRPITSTEGRKKKKDSTDTQVTTVTKVNEPEILYASASSKANPDDYIPQREKDRAEALKKKLHAIEVVRKSNKGLYKTRKVKRCVRKIKIEAGLSESDSSSS; encoded by the exons ATGGGAGTTCATGGCCTTTGGCGTTTACTTGATGCAGCAGGGAATCAAGTTCCATTGGAGACACTTGAGGGGAAAGTTTTAGCCATtg ATATTTCCATTTGGATACATCAAGTATTACAAGGATATCAAGATCGTTTTGGTAATCTTAAACCCAATGCACATCTCATTGGTTTATTCAATAGAATTTGCAAGCTAATGTATTACAAGATCAAGCCTGTATTTGTCTTTGATGGAGGTGTTCCAATGCTCAAAAAGGAcacaatt GCCTTACGCAGGAAACAGAAATCTACGGCCAAGAATAAAGCTACACAGATGAgaacagaattaataaataacttgaTAAAACATTCTGCTGTAAAAACGGTTCTTAATCCggaagaagaaaatgttaGTCACAGCTCCACTCAGGCGATCCTGAGCAGTCAGAATAAACAGGCCGCGGACGATATGTTCAAATTACCAGACATGCCAAGCACGTGTTCGACAGAATTAAGTCCGAACGACGACTCCGATTCAGAATCGTCGTCCGTCGAACTGAGCCCACGGAAACAAACGAAATGGATCGGGAATATTCACAATGTCGATGTTGGCAGCACCGAGTTCAAAGCTTTGCCAGCGGACGTGCGCTACGAGATTCTGACTGATCTGAAGGAAACGAGAAAGCAAAATTCATGGGGCCGTTTACACGAGATGCCCGAa GAGTCGCATGATTTTTCTGGTTTCCAAATGAAACGCTTATTGAAGCGTAGATTAGTTCAGCAGAGTTTAGAGTCCGCGGAGAAAGAAATGGGAGGAAAGTCGTTGACATTGGAGGAATTGGAGAAACTGTTGACTGAACAGGGCATAAGTACTGGTAACCGAGATTGTACTTTTCGCGTGGCGGCTGATAGTACGACCAGACTACTTTACATCAGTG ATAAAAATGCATACATTAAGAGTATTAGTAACAGCCAAAATacaaacgaagaaaatgtCGTTACTGAAAATAGAGATGAGGCGGAAGAGCCTGTACCTGGCACTAGTAAAGATGTACCAATAGGCGAGGACATGAATGAATACCAACTTGATGATGAATGGGACAGTGATGTTGAAATAACAGCTACGACCATTTCTAAGCCACCTATGGAAGAATCCAGTAACGACACACAGTTCCCAACAGACTGGAAGGAATCGCGACCACCAGCTAAAAAATACTTTGGCAAACACGTTGTAAATCCTGCGCTGTCTTATATGCTAGAATACAGCGGATTGACGGAAAACCAAATATGGACTCTTCTTGAACAACGCAGCAAGGAAGACAGCAAGGCTCTGCAGAAGACCGCAAAACAGTCACAACAATTCGATCTTCTCGAAATAAAGAGCAGCAACAGCGATAGTAAAGATAACGAAGATGGAAAAGAACTTACCGACGTAGATTCTACAGAACCCGTGGAATCGTTAGGTACCCCGGAAATCGAATCTTGCGAATCGGCTGTGAAAGCTGATAATAACTTGTCGTCCGTTGagattacaaaaatatcgaCGACAGATCCAGAAATAGCGACGATAATCAGTTCATCAGAATCGGACTCGGactttatagaaattgaaGACGTGCCGACTGTAGATTTCGGCGGTAGCGAGATTAAGAAGAGCACGTCACAACAGGGTATTCAAATAACGTTTAACTCGGATCAAAATCTGGAGGATGACATGTTCGCTGACGTGTTTGGAGCATCGAATAACGAGCCAAAATCCGTAGAGGTAGAATCACAATCTGAAAATATATCAACGAGTAGTGAACAGCTTGAAAAGGTGGAACAAAGTTCTTCCGATCGttcaaaaatattggaaaCCGGCATTTTGAATGAAGCAATTGTGGAAACGACAGAAAAGAAGGTTGAAGATCGGCTTGATACATCGAACACTGATATCGAACCACTGCCTGTCTCAGATAGCGATACGGATATTAATAACTTTGAGACTGTAAATACGCAATTGGAAGATACAGATGAGATAAACAGTATTGATAATGCAAATGATTCTAGTCAAAACAATACCGAGGTTACGAATATAGAAGATATTGCAAATACAAGCACATCAAGTACGTCAGTCATGGATCCATCAAACATGACTCCTTTCCCTGCAAACGAAGAGGAATTGCTGTCACTGaag GCACGTTTGGAAGATGAACAATCAGAATTGCTGACGAACATTGGTAAACTACAGAGACAGGGTATCGAtatttctaaacaaatatcCAGCGAAGCTCAG GAACTTTTACGATTATTTGGAATACCATACGTTATAGCGCCCATGGAAGCAGAAGCTCAGTGTGCTTACTTGGAGCAGGTTCATCTCACCGATGGTACGATCACGGACGATTCAGATATTTGGCTGTTCGGAGGACAATGTGTTTACAAGAACTTTTTCGACAGTACCAAAAAGGTCCTACGATATCGTTCTGTCGACATACAACACCATTTCA GGTTAACGCGCAACGAATTGATACGTCTCGCTTTGTTAGTTGGTAGCGATTATACCACAGGTTTAACTGGTATCGGTCCAGTCACCGCTTTGGAAATATTAGCAGCTTTTCCGTCAGAAGGGGACGATTTATTGCGAGGTTTAACAAGTTTCTGCTCGTGGGTCACAAGTGGCAGATCCGCGGGTCCCGGAAGAGCCAGCCTGCGAAACAAACTGCAGAacttgaaaattcaaaaag GTTTTCCGAGTCAAGCCGTCGTGCAGGCGTATCTGGTCCCGAAGATAGACGAGTCGAAAGAAGCCTTCAGCTGGGGCAAACCCAACACGAtacttttattgaattatacgCATGAAAAATTCGGATGGACTAACGAAAAGTTCACCGAGATCATGAGACCGATATTGAAGAGATTGGACGAAAAGCAGAACCAAAAGTTCATAGATACATACTTTAGACTGCAGAGCGCAACTTCGAAGTCGATCGACGTTAATTTGAGCAAGCGGGTGCAGAAAGCTGTGCAAAGGTTGAATAATCCGCACATGGAAGAGGAATCTGAAGTCACGGAAACCGCGCGGCAATCTCTTAGGAAGAAAAGACCGATTACGTCAACGGAGGgtaggaagaagaagaaggattCGACGGACACGCAAGTAACCACGGTTACAAAGGTAAACGAGCCGGAAATTTTGTATGCGTCCGCTAGTAGCAAAGCGAACCCCGACGATTACATACCGCAAAGGGAGAAGGACAGGGCTGAAGCTTTGAAGAAAAAATTGCACGCGATAGAGGTAGTTCGAAAATCGAACAAAGGGCTGTACAAGACTAGGAAAGTGAAGCGCTGCgtaaggaaaataaaaatagaagctGGACTTTCGGAAAGCGACAGCAGCAGTTCGTAA
- the Emc5 gene encoding ER membrane protein complex subunit 5, which translates to MPATTVHKLITFIGILSILHAAYSAAQHRSYLRITEQEFTTLPIDILIQGIVSLFMVMYGIMYIAGDFKEIRAVVDLENKSWETLRNLPSFQVFNHRGSIIA; encoded by the exons ATGCCTGCAACAACAGTACATAAACTTataacattcatcggtatatTGTCGATACTGCATGCCGCTTATTCGGCTGCGCAGC atcGTTCCTATTTACGAATAACGGAGCAAGAGTTTACTACTTTACCAATTGAC ATCTTAATACAAGGCATTGTCAGCTTATTTATGGTTATGTACGGTATCATGTACATAGCCGGggatttcaaagaaattcgGGCAGTGGTCGACTTGGAAAATAAGTCTTGGGAAACTCTACGGAACCTTCCATCATTCCAGGTGTTTAATCATCGTGGTAGCATCATAGCATAA
- the Su(h) gene encoding recombining binding protein suppressor of hairless: MPHQFGLPAMAHGMQSPPSPTSVMSVYPRFGSGVYRPDHQDQRLTREAMERYLRDRSDMVIVILHAKVAQKSYGNEKRFFCPPPCIYLFGDGWRMRQEQMLREGESEQSAQLCAFIGIGNSDQDMQQLDLNNGKQYCAAKTLYISDSDKRKHFMLSVKMFYGSGHDIGVFHSKRIKVISKPSKKKQSLKNADLCIASGTKVALFNRLRSQTVSTRYLHVENGNFHASSTQWGAFTIHLLDDNESESEEFQVRDGYVHYGSTVKLVCSVTGMALPRLVIRKVDKQMASLEADDPVSQLHKCAFYMKDTDHMYLCLSQERIIQFQATPCPKEANKEMINDGACWTIISTDKAEYQFFEGMGPVRSPVTPVPLVHSLHLNGGGDVAMLELTGDNFTPNLQVWFGDVEAETMYRCQESMLCVVPDISQFRGEWLWVRQPTQVPVSLVRNDGIIYATGLTFTYTPEPGPRPHCPPADEIMRAPRAMHNQASMPPAIADVPWNTHQPPQPGL; this comes from the coding sequence ATGCCACACCAGTTCGGACTGCCTGCGATGGCGCACGGAATGCAATCTCCTCCTTCGCCGACCTCGGTGATGTCGGTGTACCCTCGATTTGGGTCCGGCGTTTACAGACCGGATCATCAGGACCAGCGGTTGACTCGGGAGGCGATGGAGCGTTATTTGCGTGACAGGAGCGACATGGTTATTGTAATCCTGCACGCGAAGGTCGCGCAGAAATCGTACGGCAACGAGAAACGATTCTTCTGTCCTCCGCCGTGCATCTACCTGTTCGGTGACGGATGGAGGATGCGGCAGGAGCAGATGCTTCGCGAAGGAGAGAGCGAGCAGTCGGCGCAGCTCTGCGCGTTCATCGGGATCGGCAATTCCGACCAGGACATGCAGCAGCTGGACCTGAACAACGGGAAACAGTATTGTGCCGCAAAGACGTTGTACATATCTGATTCGGACAAGCGGAAGCACTTTATGCTCTCTGTGAAAATGTTTTACGGTAGCGGGCACGACATAGGGGTATTTCACAGTAAAAGGATTAAGGTGATCTCGAAACcgtcgaaaaagaaacaatcgtTGAAGAACGCCGACCTGTGCATCGCGAGCGGCACGAAGGTGGCGTTGTTTAATCGATTGCGCTCGCAAACGGTCAGCACGCGTTACTTGCACGTGGAGAACGGTAATTTTCACGCTAGCTCGACGCAATGGGGCGCCTTCACGATACACCTGTTGGACGACAACGAGAGCGAGTCGGAAGAGTTCCAAGTTCGCGACGGATACGTGCATTACGGTAGCACGGTGAAGCTGGTGTGCTCGGTCACGGGAATGGCACTGCCACGACTGGTCATCCGGAAGGTGGACAAGCAGATGGCCAGTCTGGAGGCGGACGATCCCGTCTCGCAGTTGCACAAATGCGCGTTTTACATGAAGGATACGGACCACATGTATCTTTGTCTGTCGCAAGAACGCATAATACAATTCCAAGCGACTCCGTGTCCGAAGGAGGCGAACAAGGAGATGATCAATGACGGCGCCTGCTGGACGATCATCAGCACCGACAAGGCGGAATACCAGTTCTTCGAAGGTATGGGTCCGGTCAGATCGCCGGTCACGCCTGTTCCATTGGTACATAGTCTGCACCtcaacggcggcggcgacgtgGCCATGCTCGAGCTGACCGGCGACAACTTCACTCCGAATCTGCAGGTGTGGTTCGGCGACGTGGAAGCCGAGACCATGTACAGGTGTCAGGAAAGCATGCTGTGCGTAGTACCAGACATTTCGCAGTTCCGGGGCGAGTGGCTCTGGGTCAGGCAACCGACTCAAGTGCCGGTGTCGTTGGTTCGCAACGATGGCATCATCTACGCAACCGGGCTGACGTTCACCTACACTCCGGAGCCGGGTCCTAGGCCGCATTGTCCGCCGGCCGACGAAATCATGCGAGCTCCGCGTGCCATGCACAATCAGGCCAGCATGCCGCCCGCGATCGCGGACGTTCCGTGGAACACGCATCAGCCGCCGCAGCCGGGTCTCTGA
- the Rps25 gene encoding ribosomal protein S25 — MPPKKDTKGSSKQPQKTQKKKEGGSGGKAKKKKWSKGKVRDKLNNQVLFDVSTYDKLLLDVAKYKLITPSIVSERLKIRGSLARRALIELQQNGLIKQVVQHHAQLIYTRTTKGDDPVA; from the exons ATG ccGCCTAAAAAGGATACGAAGGGGTCTTCTAAGCAACCCCAGAAGACCCAAaagaagaaagagggaggaTCCGGCGGTAAAGCCAAGAAGAAG AAGTGGTCCAAAGGAAAAGTACGCGACAAATTGAATAACCAAGTGTTATTCGACGTTAGTACATACGACAAATTGTTGTTGGATGTGGCAAAATACAAGTTGATCACACCATCCATTGTCAGTGAAAGATTGAAGATTCGTGGTTCGCTTGCCAGGAGAGCACTGATCGAATTGCAACAGAACGGACTTATCAAACAGGTTGTGCAACACCATGCACAATTGATTTACACGCGTACGACTAAGGGTGATGATCCTGTTgcgtaa
- the LOC144468334 gene encoding glutathione hydrolase 1 proenzyme, whose protein sequence is MIGPCGKKKLLIGGVLAAIVIGVIIVVLVVVLVKKSDSDPTDQGNYGVYAKAAVSTNGQECAQIGADILRKDGSAVDAAIAALLCEGVASLHSVGLGGGFLMTIWDARTKTAAYLDARETAPAKASENMFKGNATLATFGGLAIAVPGELAGYKAAHDKYGKIGWSELFEPVIALCETGSIVNDYLAGYLSGKEKLIREQSTLTEILIDPVTNSTWKVGDRIKRPRLAETMRSIALHGPQIFYNGSIGEKVIEEIREAKGIMEMDDLRNYTVKWRTPIQTKIGNMTVVTAPPPGSGAILTFIMNLLHGLIPTTNENVMWQRFVESFKWAYAKRTQLADPDYSPIDSLVKNLTSKTYADGIRNKIKDDSTNNSPEYYGAVTVTPEDSGTSHVSVLAPDGSAVSVTSTINQVFGSMLRSKSTGIIFNDEMDDFSAPGITNGFDLPPSPANFIRPGKRPMSSMSPTIVIDEKEEVRLIVGAAGGTKITSGIAIAMALNLWSGKNIREAVDTRRVHHQLFPMAAQTEVEFSKDVMSYLSSIGHNVTTFSGIGSALTAVSRENGKVYAVSDFRRQGKTDGF, encoded by the exons ATGATCGG GCCGTGTGGGAAGAAGAAGCTCCTGATCGGAGGGGTGCTCGCCGCCATTGTGATAGGCGTGATCATCGTGGTTTTGGTGGTGGTGCTCGTTAAAAAGTCCGACTCGGACCCGACCGACCAAGGGAACTACGGAGTGTACGCGAAG GCCGCGGTATCCACGAACGGGCAAGAATGCGCGCAGATCGGCGCGGACATTCTCAGGAAGGACGGATCGGCCGTGGACGCGGCGATCGCCGCGCTTCTGTGCGAGGGCGTCGCGTCTTTGCAcag CGTGGGATTAGGCGGCGGATTTTTAATGACAATATGGGATGCTCGAACGAAGACTGCGGCATATTTGGATGCTCGAGAGACTGCTCCCGCGAAAGCGTCGGAGAATATGTTCAAAGGAAATGCTACGCTGGCGACTTTCG GTGGTCTAGCGATTGCTGTGCCGGGCGAACTGGCTGGTTACAAGGCGGCACATGACAAGTACGGGAAGATTGGATGGTCCGAGCTGTTCGAGCCGGTGATCGCTCTATGCGAGACCGGGTCCATCGTGAACGATTATCTGGCTGGCTACCTGTCGGGCAAGGAGAAATTGATAAGAGAACAGAGCACCTTGACAGAGATTCTCATCGACCCGGTTACCAACTCCACGTGGAAG GTAGGCGACAGGATCAAGAGGCCGCGTTTGGCGGAAACGATGCGGTCGATAGCGCTTCACGGGCCGCAGATATTCTACAACGGCTCCATCGGTGAGAAGGTGATCGAGGAGATCAGGGAGGCGAAAGGGATCATGGAGATGGACGATCTGCGAAATTACACGGTCAAATGGAGAACGCCGATTCAAACAAAAATAGGAAATATGACGGTCGTTACCGCGCCGCCGCCAGGATCAGGAGCGATCCTGACATTCATCATGAACCTCCTTCACGGATTGATCCCCACCACGAATGAGAATGTCATGTGGCAACGCTTCGTCGAAAGCTTCAAATGGGCATACGCGAAAAGAACCCAATTAGCCGATCCCGACTATTCTCCTATCG ATTCATTGGTTAAGAACTTAACGTCCAAGACGTATGCCGACgggattcgaaataaaatcaaggaCGACTCGACGAACAACAGTCCGGAATACTATGGCGCTGTTACGGTCACGCCAGAGGATTCGGGCACATCGCACGTGTCCGTGTTGGCTCCCGATGGCTCCGCCGTATCGGTCACCTCTACCATAAACCAGGT CTTTGGCTCTATGCTACGCTCAAAGTCTACCGGCATAATCTTCAACGACGAGATGGACGACTTTAGTGCTCCAGGGATAACTAACGGCTTCGATCTACCACCGTCACCTGCCAATTTCATTCGTCCGGGGAAAAGACCCATGAGCTCCATGAGTCCAACGATAGTC atCGACGAAAAGGAAGAAGTTCGTCTGATAGTCGGTGCCGCAGGTGGAACGAAGATCACTTCCGGTATCGCGATCGCAATGGCGTTGAACCTTTGGTCGGGAAAGAACATACGAGAAGCGGTCGATACTCGTAGAGTTCATCATCAG cTGTTTCCCATGGCGGCGCAGACTGAGGTAGAATTTTCTAAGGACGTTATGAGCTATTTATCGAGTATCGGACATAACGTTACCACGTTCTCCGGAATCGGAAGCGCGCTCACAGCTGTGTCGAGAGAAAATGGCAAGGTGTACGCTGTTTCTGACTTTCGGAGGCAAGGAAAAACCGATGGTTTTTAG